The Miscanthus floridulus cultivar M001 chromosome 7, ASM1932011v1, whole genome shotgun sequence genome includes a region encoding these proteins:
- the LOC136467444 gene encoding probable phospholipid hydroperoxide glutathione peroxidase has protein sequence MPPRPAPLFSRLRFRLPTCAAVPISTPPSSAAPLRYGRHTRLASPFPLSTPCPRILRAAAAVSSSLDLRSIAGGFALFSMVAASSATSVHDFTVKDASGQDVDLSTYKGKVLLIVNVASQCGLTNSNYTELSQLYEKYKDQGFEILAFPCNQFGGQEPGTNEEIVQFACTRFKAEYPIFDKVDVNGDNTAPIYKFLKSSKGSLFGENIKWNFSKFLVDKEGRVVERYAPTTSPLSIEKDIKKLLGSSSTL, from the exons ATGCCTCCCCGCCCCGCCCCACTGTTCTCTCGCTTGCGCTTCCGCCTCCCGACGTGCGCCGCTGTCCCCATCTCCACCCCTCCATCCTCCGCGGCGCCCCTGCGCTACGGCCGTCACACTCGCCTCGCTAGCCCCTTCCCTCTGTCCACACCTTGCCCGCGCAtcctccgcgccgccgccgcggtctcGTCGTCGCTGGATCTGCGCTCGATAGCCGGCGGGTTCGCACTGTTCAGCATGGTTGCTGCCTCCTCCGCCACCTCCGTCCACGACTTCACCGTCAAG GATGCTAGCGGGCAAGATGTGGACCTTAGCACCTACAAGGGGAAGGTTCTGCTCATAGTCAATGTTGCATCTCAGTG TGGCTTGACCAATTCCAACTACACAGAGCTGAGCCAGTTGTAtgagaagtacaaggaccagG GTTTTGAGATCCTTGCTTTCCCATGCAACCAGTTCGGTGGGCAGGAGCCTGGCACTAATGAGGAGATTGTCCAGTTTGCTTGCACTCGCTTCAAGGCTGAATATCCAATTTTCGACAAG GTTGATGTCAATGGCGACAATACTGCACCCATCTACAAGTTCCTGAAGTCCAGCAAAGGTAGTCTCTTTGGTGAGAACATAAAATGGAACTTCTCCAAGTTCTTGGTTGACAAAGAGGGGCGTGTTGTGGAGCGGTACGCACCAACAACTTCCCCACTGAGCATCGAG AAGGACATCAAGAAGCTACTAGGGAGTTCTTCAACCTTGTAA